A stretch of Portunus trituberculatus isolate SZX2019 chromosome 48, ASM1759143v1, whole genome shotgun sequence DNA encodes these proteins:
- the LOC123498463 gene encoding uncharacterized protein LOC123498463, translated as MALRPKKSTAPGLDGITYDIINLLASLKVNPILRLYNLIWTDNELPGSWKHAVIIPIPKPGRNGEMRSISLTSCVCKVFERMLLQRLQYAITPHLSKTLYGFLPGRSIQHCIHRVKSNVHARYTAFIDLKGAFDRANPVVILAELSKYVQKDASPHQELPTIYADDIAFQARDERQLQLALNKFTKICNSIGLVISPSKTKVLTTKKRPVNSFTIQGTALTTVTHYKYLGVSIGQYRYQTQSLQQACNARLSILRRVAGGNTGASVISLRLLYIMMIRSIIDYHSSNLIDARKTRTKKLETIQNSAIRIMLGCTSSARTECARSEVGLITVEARIKEVAVSQLTRSLDAEDDRFFHKIFTQPSKRKERNGRWLRAARHLYNDINLHDFIHANKHKAKAVAPWATPHMHTLLPNPCERNVKASITDAELRQRFLSRIDTLPSDTVYVYTDGSVGVDGRAGCGVVIREGRCSDDRVITDHFRVSDGVSSTQAELAALAAAAKIISRKEINNRNVVFITDSMSAIQSILGDVRKHWELVHSIYGDINHIVDGGQRTVHLAWCPSHCGINGNEEADRLANQGGKKETIVCYLPRPIAQLKVTVRNRESENYNASIAAWAQEIPSLRRYLDLTDGRPPDYVALGLHTRHLQTSYSRLRIGYRYLWEVIHRPDGDARDRDTTCDVITTRTGKTVSTECRLCGESNKHTYRHYIMDCAKLQKYRKTGICSMFNMVEHFADPLVFKRIKAAYPKFLQAR; from the exons ATGGCCCTTAGGCCCAAAAAGTCCACTGCTCCTGGGCTCGATGGTATCACCTACGAtattattaatcttctggcatCCTTAAAGGTAAATCCAATACTTCGTCTCTACAATCTCATATGGACTGATAATGAGCTTCCAGGCTCTTGGAAGCATGCCGTAATTATTCCCATACCCAAgccaggaaggaatggagaaatgaGGTCCATTTCCCTAACATCATGCGTCTGCAAAGTATTTGAAAGGATGCTCCTTCAGCGACTGCAGTATgccatcacaccacacctcagCAAGACCCTCTACGGTTTTCTACCTGGCAGGAGCATCCAGCACTGCATTCATCGAGTCAAGAGCAATGTCCATGCTAGGTATACTGCATTCATTGACCTGAAGGGAGCCTTCGACAGAGCAAATCCTGTTGTGATACTGGCAGAACTCAGTAAATATGTTCAGAAAGATGCTTCACCTCATCAAGAACTACCT ACCATCTACGCCGACGACATAGCATTCCAAGCACGGGATGAGCGCCAACTCCAGCTAGCCCTCAACAAATTCACCAAGATATGCAACTCTATTGGTCTTGTTATCTCCCCTAGTAAAACCAAGGTGCTAACCACGAAGAAACGTCCAGTGAACTCCTTCACAATACAAGGCACGGCACTGACCACTGTGACACACTATAAATACCTTGGAGTCTCAATAGGACAGTACAGGTATCAGACGCAATCCCTGCAGCAGGCATGCAATGCTAGACTCAGCATCCTACGGAGGGTGGCTGGAGGCAACACTGGCGCCTCAGTCATCTCTCTAAGGCTGTTGTACATCATGATGATACGTTCGATCATTGATTATCATTCAAGCAATCTCATTGATGCCAGAAAAACCCGAACAAAGAAATTAGAGACCATACAGAACAGTGCCATCAGAATCATGCTGGGCTGCACCTCCTCTGCGCGAACCGAGTGTGCCAGGTCGGAGGTTGGACTTATCACTGTCGAAGCCAGGATTAAGGAGGTTGCTGTTTCACAGCTGACCAGATCGCTCGATGCAGAAGACGATAGATTTTTTCACAAAATCTTTACCCAACCCtccaaaaggaaggaaagaaacggcAGATGGCTTCGGGCTGCACGTCATCTCTATAACGACATCAACTTGCATGATTTCATCCATGCCAACAAGCACAAAGCCAAAGCTGTGGCTCCATGGGCTACTCCCCATATGCACACACTACTTCCTAACCCATGTGAAAGGAATGTGAAAGCCAGCATTACTGATGCCGAGCTGAGACAAAGATTTCTATCTAGAATCGACACCCTCCCTTCAGACACAGTCTACGTGTATACAGATGGCTCCGTTGGTGTCGATGGGCGTGCGGGATGTGGAGTAGTGATCCGAGAGGGGCGCTGCTCAGATGATAGGGTCATTACTGACCACTTCCGCGTCTCCGATGGAGTCTCCTCGACACAAGCTGAGCTAGCGGCCCTCGCAGCTGCTGCTAAAATCATCTCTAGAAAGGAGATCAACAACAGAAACGTGGTTTTCATTACTGACAGCATGAGCGCGATCCAGTCCATACTGGGAGATGTCCGCAAGCACTGGGAGCTTGTACACTCCATATACGGAGACATCAACCACATTGTAGATGGTGGCCAACGCACTGTCCACCTTGCCTGGTGTCCATCTCATTGTGGCATCAATGGAAATGAAGAGGCAGACAGGCTGGCCAACCAAGGTGGGAAAAAGGAGACCATAGTATGTTACCTTCCCAGACCCATTGCCCAACTCAAGGTCACCGTCAGGAATCGAGAATCTGAGAATTACAATGCCTCCATCGCAGCATGGGCACAAGAGATTCCGTCCTTGAGGCGGTACCTCGACCTGACTGACGGGAGACCACCGGACTACGTTGCCCTCGGATTGCACACCAGACACCTGCAGACTTCTTACTCAAGGCTGCGAATAGGATACAGGTATCTGTGGGAAGTGATACATCGGCCAGATGGTGATGCCCGTGACAGAGACACAACTTGTGACGTCATAACAACACGCACTGGAAAAACTGTCAGTACAGAGTGTAGGCTGTGTGGTGAGAGCAATAAACATACATACCGCCACTATATCATGGACTGTGCTAAGCTACAGAAATATCGGAAAACTGGTATATGTAGCATGTTCAACATGGTGGAACATTTCGCTGACCCACTAGTCTTTAAGCGAATCAAGGCTGCCTACCCCAAGTTCCTTCAAGCTAGGTAG